In the genome of Oscarella lobularis chromosome 1, ooOscLobu1.1, whole genome shotgun sequence, one region contains:
- the LOC136188498 gene encoding NF-kappa-B inhibitor epsilon-like, which yields MSTESETKAASRYNPVMALDRSGVPFVHAPPFATTDKERASPPSGEATAKRSANEIQSTDASSRKKRRRKKAPKPEKDDVESPPVIRDSSPTSPTAVAPASLPQLRYPPAPTAPVPYFSPLLMARPQYPPATFIHPMYNPFISGYRLPYAFPPVSPPTFDPRVLPSPPLPPPPIPVPVSVAQQPPSQPLVLSPNPNSRTLGLPASLNTANERAADSGFVSDQTNQSSQGSSRQGPPKDGPSSSSQPMEESSQSPIREEEEEEEEQKQKQKAGENEKEKSEVPMTSESQPAPSASFLDATSLLFSATECHLATLQDEDGDTPLHLAVAQENAPLVSYLVSLISGAKMNLDIYNYLRQTPLHIAVLTNQPQLVLILVNGGANANLPDRLGRTCVHQAIIMGNLASLQAIAQAKNPPPDLEIKNFDGFTALHIGTRSPNLPLVELLLRLGANINAKDGKSGMTPLHVAVESGSTEMIQFLLQNGALTNVANDGGSTALHMAVANHSVDVVRILLESGANARVSNVEGFTPIDLAASSTIKQLLRSADKKKV from the exons ATGTCGACggaaagcgaaacgaaagcggcgtctcGCTATAATCCGGTGATGGCGCTCGATCGAAGCGGCGTGCCATTCGTCCACGCACCGccgttcgcgacgacggacaAGGAGCGCGCTTCGCCGCCATCCGGCGAAGCGACTGCAAAACGTTCGGCGAACGAAATCCAGTCAACGGACGCGTCATCGCgcaagaaacgacgacgaaagaaagcCCCGAAACCGGAAAAAG ATGACGTAGAATCGCCGCCGGTCATACGggactcgtcgccgacgtcaccCACTGCCGTCGCACCGGCGTCGTTGCCGCAGTTGCGCTAtccgccggcgccgacggCACCCGTGCCGTATTTTTCGCCGTTGCTCATGGCTCGGCCGCAGTATCCGCCAGCCACGTTCATTCATCCCATGTACAATCCTTTTATTTCCGGCTATCGTTTGCCTTATGCGTTTCCACCCGTTTCTCCTCCCACTTTTGACCCTCGCGTACTTCCTTCGCCACCGCTACCTCCTCCGCCGATTCCTGTTCCCGTATCGGTTGCCCAGCAACCGCCATCGCAACCGCTCGTGTTGTCTCCGAATCCGAATTCTCGGACTCTCGGTCTGCCGGCTTCTCTCAATACGGCGAATGAGCGAGCAGCCGACTCGGGGTTTGTTAGCGATCAAACGAATCAGAGTTCACAAGGGAGCAGCAGGCAAGGTCCTCCAAAGGATGGGCCCTCGTCGAGTTCACAGCCAATGGAAGAATCCTCTCAAAGTCCTAtacgcgaagaagaagaagaagaagaagaacaaaaacaaaaacaaaaagcaggagaaaacgaaaaggagaaatccGAAgttccgatgacgtcagaatcaCAACCGGCGCCATCTGCTTCGTTTCTCGATGCAACGTCCTTGCTCTTTTCGGCGACGGAATGTCACTTGGCGACGTTacaagacgaagacggagaCAC GCCTCTTCATTTGGCCGTGGCTCAAGAGAACGCTCCTCTCGTATCGTACCTAGTATCTCTAATCAGTGGTGCGAAAATGAACCTAGACATTTATAATTATCTCAGACAG aCTCCGCTTCATATTGCTGTTCTAACAAATCAACCTCAATTGGTTTTGATTCTTGTCAATGGCGGGGCGAATGCAAATCTCCCGGATCGACTCGGACGCACGTGCGTGCATCAGGCAATCATTATGGGAAATCTCGCTTCGCTGCAGGCAATTGCTCAGGCGAAAAATCCGCCTCCAGATttagaaatcaaaaattttgaTG GATTTACTGCCCTTCACATTGGCACACGGTCTCCTAATTTACCCCTAGTCGAATTGCTCTTACGTCTCGGAGCCAATATAAATGCAAAG GATGGGAAAAGTGGAATGACTCCCCTACATGTTGCCGTTGAGAGTGGTTCCACTGAAATGATACAGTTCTTGCTTCAAAACGGCGCCCTCACGAACGTCGCGAATGACGGCGGTTCGACGGCACTGCACATGGCTGTTGCCAATCATTCCGTCGATGTGGTCAGAATTCTGTTGGAGTCGGGTGCCAACGCGCGTGTTTCTAATGTTGAAGGATTCACACCTATTGATTTAGCGGCGTCGTCTACA ATCAAGCAATTGCTAAGGAGTGCTGATAAGAAAAAAGTTTAg
- the LOC136198678 gene encoding tubulin-specific chaperone C-like, with amino-acid sequence MADRSEKFRMRLEQRKAEMERKKEERITQNESRGAIELFNKEFATEKQEIERLVEKSLEISKSDLLAHFDALALSMQKLKKHLSDSASFLPEFGIKTAQTQLDALDLVIREKRDVLMPKKKFAFKSRKKEAEKPVENEKTEKEEIQEEAACSVILLGSDDARILKFHNRDGETLTLEADDVSGKEVDLSQLNGCVVKIFGTPMAIRMHHISNSKVFSGPVATSVFLDNCTACSFVLACQQLRIHTTTDSRFFIHVSSRAIIEDCSQVGFAPYNWDYSGIERHFQECGLPSLNSEGNHWDCVDDFNWLSSSERSPNWYIVSQDKKTIKL; translated from the exons ATGGCG GATCGGTCAGAGAAGTTTAGAATGCGGCTCGAGCAACGAAAAGCCGAAATGGAGcgcaagaaagaagaaagaatcaCTCAAAACGAATCGCGAGGAGCCATCGAACTTTTCAACAAAGAATTCGCTACCGAAAAGCAGG AAATCGAGCGTCTCGTGGAAAAATCGCTGGAAATATCGAAATCTGATCTCTTGGCCCATTTCGATGCATTAGCTCTTTCAatgcaaaaattgaaaaagcaCCTCTCTGATTCCGCGTCGTTTCTGCCCGAATTCGGCATCAAAACGGCTCAAACG CAACTAGATGCCTTAGATTTAGTCATTCGAGAAAAGAGGGACGTTCTAATGCCTAAGAAGAAATTTGCTTTCAAatcgagaaaaaaagaggcaGAGAAACCCGTTGAGAAcgagaaaacagaaaaggaagagatcCAAGAAG aagCAGCATGTTCAG TCATTTTACTCGGTTCCGATGATGCGCGAATACTCAAATTTCATAATAGAGATGGAGAGACTTTAACATTAGAG GCAGACGATGTGTCTGGCAAAGAAGTGGACTTGTCTCAGCTAAACGGATGCGTGGTGAAAATATTTGGAACGCCAATGGCAATTCGCATGCACCACATATCGAATTCAAA AGTTTTTAGCGGTCCCGTTGCCACGTCTGTTTTTCTAGACAACTGCACGGCGTGTAGCTTCGTTTTGGCGTGTCAACAG cTACGTATTCATACTACAACCGATAGCCGATTTTTTATTCACGTATCAAGTCGGGCAATTATCGAGGATTGCAGTCAGGTTGGCTTCGCTCCCTATAACTGGGATTACAGCGGGATAGAGAGGCATTTCCAG GAGTGTGGATTACCGTCTCTGAACAGCGAGGGGAATCACTGGGACTGCGTTGACGACTTCAATTGGCTTAGCTCAAGCGAACGATCTCCAAACTGGTATATCGTTTCTCAAGACAAAAAAACCATTAAACTGTAA
- the LOC136198658 gene encoding TNF receptor-associated factor 6-like, which produces MNAKKAVTTLSPHSETDGPTIVDPKGHPKHIFVTEDVIQDRLLCCHCTLVLKDPFQAEVCGHSFCGACIDFLLWQGNDKFQCPKDRMTIEKKFRDKKVNDEIMLMKICCTEKNNGCPETFPLKDLENHRKVCDFAEVHCPDCTKVLRRNVLPNHKKTTCPKRTVTCKHCENEMKYEELNKHNKKCKYFPVPCDLCRNTIKRCEIEEHKKDTCPEEKVQCPYWEVGCRFERERKHLQAHIKEDANEYEHMKKTINVVTDQRKLLEQVRTGTPKQIASEAEKCAEKREKDKKELSRRLVAEAKKSDDAIKEIKRELEAKRKREQELQNKVQRLEAEFEKANKQHEEEMEKQRQQQQQQMNDLRQNLIIFVLACVVFVVFVVIPFCFFFFRKG; this is translated from the exons ATGAACGCTAAGAAAGCCGTGACGACGTTATCACCCCATTCCGAAACGGATGGGCCGACTATCGTCGATCCAAAAGGGCACCCAAAACACATCTTTGTGACCGAGGATGTCATTCAAGACCGACTTCTTTGTTGCCACTGCACACTTGTGCTCAAGGACCCTTTTCAAGCCGAAGTTTGTGGTCACTCGTTTTGTGGAGCCTGCATTGACTTTCTGCTGTG GCAAGGAAACGACAAATTTCAATGCCCCAAAGACAGAATGACAATTGAAAAG AAATTTAGAGATAAAAAagtcaacgacgaaattaTGTTAATGAAGATTTGTTGCACGGAGAAAAACAATGGATGTCCCGAGACATTTCCACTAAAGGATTTAGAG AACCACCGCAAAGTATGCGATTTCGCTGAGGTCCATTGTCCTGATTGCACTAAAGTGTTGCGCCGCAACGTCTTGCCCAATCACAAAAAAACCACCTGTCCAAAACGGACAGTCACCTGCAAACACTGTGAGAATGAAATGAAATATGAGGAACTGAAC AAGCACAACAAAAAGTGCAAGTATTTTCCAGTACCTTGCGATTTGTGCAGAAATACAATAAAGCGATGCGAG ATAGAGGAACACAAGAAGGACACATGTCCCGAAGAAAAGGTACAGTGCCCTTACTGGGAAGTTGGCTGCCGTTTTGAG cgCGAGCGAAAACATTTGCAGGCCCACATTAAGGAAGATGCCAATGAGTATGAGCACATGAAGAAAACAATTAACGTCGTTACAGATCAAAGGAAACTATTAGAACAAGTTAGAACTGGCACACCCAAACAAATAGCAAGTGAAGCAGAAAAGTGCgctgagaaaagagaaaaggacaAGAAGGAActgtctcgtcgtcttgttGCCGAAGCAAAAAAGTCTGATGATGCCATAAAAGAGATCAAAAGAGAGCTGgaggcaaaaagaaaaagagagcaaGAACTTCAAAACAAAGTGCAGAGGCTTGAAGCAGAATTCGAAAAAGCTAACAAACAgcacgaagaagaaatggaaaagcAGCgccaacaacaacaacaacagatGAATGATTTGAGACAGAATCTTATTATTTTTGTTCTCGCTTGTGTGGTGTTTGTGGTGTTTGTTGTTATTCcattctgtttcttcttcttccggaAAGGCTAA
- the LOC136198620 gene encoding beta-secretase 2-like isoform X1, whose protein sequence is MERFFLSLVATLSTALLAKSSPYVDSLSGTPTQGYTITLSVGTPPQKVRVILDTGSGDLVLRTPKIGTNHFQPNKSSTYVSTRKPAIIAYMSGSAVGHVGSDVISTKSLDFVANASFLVTEDPLPGVVSESATGILGLAYSGLAKPIGVVTPLFDVLVSSGGLQNQFSIRLCGVNATSNLVGSIILGGSNSSFYVGPIYYTPIKRELHYEVIITRIRVGGVDLNIPCSQYNSKNTIVDTGTDKLLFPENVYNSLVSLIKANSNVLAPEAFWRLGTQLRCDPNFDFSAFPDISISLLSSQGLDKELNLVIGPKTYLRFQSKNNKDGTCYSFGVGVSNTGSILGLAALDGFYVAFDRANKRIGFAKATCEGEKASQLSSRVDAPVSRVPHNCAYQNLRGEPGTGYTLNVSIGTPKQWFKILLDTGSSNFAVAAAPVEQVTSYFHIEDSSTYENLRKSVGVDYTGGSWRGTLATDVITSPDALSSNVSSPIRVRLATIAKSEKLFKDLPMQGLLGLAYKSLAKPDDSVTPVFDTLVDAKRVANVFSMQLCGTVDKGTHLDVSVGGTMVFSGIDPDLHRGSIHYTPLKRAWYYDVVLTGMRVDNDDVDVDCTELNNDRTIVDSGTTTLRLPTLVHGKVVDLIKTKTTLINSSSSFWQGGRTLYCWNPDRPEFDRFPTVTLDFLSSEGDNGDKYFRLTVLPQMYLQAYRSVEDDERDCYKFSILPSTSGTVLGAVVMEGYYVVFDRENERVGFATSTCEIRDSSFEKPTVAGPFTRQDAKDCRYDSHSVTSASLVVIYVSAAIIGVAIVAIAIVCAMGRIQRRRRRTVSGSAYRELNDSTAISTDSS, encoded by the exons ATGGAACggttctttctctctcttgtCGCTACTCTCAGCACTGCTTTATTGGCAAAATCATCTCCGTACGTCGATAGCCTCTCGGGGACTCCTACCCAAGGATACACGATCACTCTGAGCGTTGGAACACCTCCACAGAAG GTAAGAGTGATATTGGACACGGGAAGCGGCGATCTCGTCCTCCGAACGCCAAAAATAGGCACGAACCACTTCCAGCCAAACAA atcgtcgacgtacgTTTCCACGCGCAAGCCCGCCATCATCGCCTACATGAGCGGATCCGCCGTAGGGCACGTcggatctgacgtcatttcgacgaaatcgctcgatttcgtcgcgaacgcATCGTTTCTCGTAACCGAAGACCCATTGCCGGGCGTTGTaagcgaatcggcgacgggTATATTGGGATTAGCCTATTCCGGATTGGCGAAa CCTATCGGCGTCGTAACGCctctttttgacgtcttgGTGTCATCGGGCGGacttcaaaatcaattttctaTAAGACTATGCGGTGTCAACGCCACTTCGAATCTCGTGGGATCAATA ATTTTGGGGGGGAGTAATTCTAGTTTTTATGTGGGACCTATCTATTATACCCCCATCAAGAGGGAATTGCACTACGAAGTCATTATAACGAGAATCCGTGTGGGCGGGGTTGACCTAAACATTCCCTGTTCACAG TATAATAGTAAAAATACCATAGTTGATACTGGGACGGATAAACTGCTATTTCCGGAAAATGTCTATAATTCTTTAGTATCTTTGATCAAAGCTAACtcg AATGTCCTAGCCCCCGAAGCGTTTTGGCGTCTCGGCACGCAACTCCGCTGCGACCCCAACTTCGACTTCTCCGCATTCCCTGATATATCAATTAGCCTTCTCTCGAGCCAGGGACTCGATAAGGAACTCAATCTGGTCATCGGACCCAAA ACCTATCTTCGATTCCAGTCGAAGAACAATAAGGATGGGACCTGTTATAGTTTCGGCGTCGGAGTTTCTAATACAG GATCTATTTTGGGATTGGCCGCTTTGGACGGATTCTACGTCGCTTTTGATCGAGCTAATAAAAGAATCGGCTTCGCCAAGGCGACGtgcgaaggagaaaaag CGTCTCAACTGTCTTCGAGAGTCGACGCTCCCGTCTCGCGAG TTCCTCACAATTGCGCATACCAAAACCTCCGCGGCGAACCGGGCACGGGCTACACGCTCAACGTCTCAATCGGAACGCCAAAACAATGG TTCAAAATTCTTCTCGACACGGGTAGCAGcaatttcgccgtcgccgccgcccccgtgGAACAGGTGACATCCTACTTTCACATCGAAGA TTCGTCGACGTACGAAAATCTCCGCAAATCGGTCGGCGTCGATTACACGGGCGGTTCTTGGCGCGGCACGCTCGCCACCGACGTCATCACGTCGCCGGATGCCCTATCGTCGAACGTGTCGTCGCCAATTCGCGTTCGTCTCGCAACGATCGCGAAATCGGAGAAACTCTTCAAAGATCTTCCCATGCAAGGTCTCCTCGGTCTCGCATATAAATCATTAGCTAAG CCGGACGATTCCGTTACGCCCGTTTTCGAcacgctcgtcgacgcgaaacgcgTGGCGAACGTTTTCTCCATGCAATTGTGCGGAACCGTCGATAAGGGAACGCATCTCGACGTTAGCGTAGGGGGAACGATG GTCTTTAGCGGTATTGACCCCGATTTGCATCGCGGTTCCATTCACTATACGCCGTTGAAAAGAGCGTGGTactacgacgtcgttctcacGGGAATGCGCGTCgataacgacgacgtcgacgtcgattgcacCGAG TTGAATAACGATCGTACGATCGTCGACAGcggcacgacgacgcttcgtctCCCCACGCTCGTTCACGGGAAAGTCGTCGATCttatcaaaacgaaaacg acGCTCatcaactcgtcgtcgtcgttttggcAGGGCGGTCGAACGCTCTACTGTTGGAATCCGGATCGTCCCGAATTCGATCGATTTCCCACGGTAACGCTCGACTTTTTGTCTAGCGAGGGCGACAACGGAGACAAATATTTTCGTCTCACTGTCCTACCGCAG ATGTACCTGCAGGCCTATCGTAGCGTGGAGGACGACGAAAGGGATTGTTACAAGTTTAGCATACTGCCATCAACGTCCG gAACCGTtctcggcgccgtcgtcatggaaGGCTActacgtcgttttcgatcgcgaaaacgagcgcGTCGGctttgcgacgtcgacgtgcgaaA TTCGGGACTCTAGTTTCGAGAAGCCAACCGTTGCCGGCCCGTTCACACGGCAAG ATGCAAAAGACTGCCGATACGACAGCCATTCGGTGACGTCGGCAAGCTTAGTTGTGATCTACGTTTCGGCTGCCATCATCGGCGTCGCGATCGTTGCTATAGCAATCGTTTGCGCGATGGGACGTAtacaacgacggcgacgacgaaccgtaTCCGGAAGCGCTTATCGCGAATTGAACGACTCGACAGCAATTTCGACTGATAGCAGTTGA
- the LOC136198620 gene encoding beta-secretase 1-like isoform X2 — translation MERFFLSLVATLSTALLAKSSPYVDSLSGTPTQGYTITLSVGTPPQKVRVILDTGSGDLVLRTPKIGTNHFQPNKSSTYVSTRKPAIIAYMSGSAVGHVGSDVISTKSLDFVANASFLVTEDPLPGVVSESATGILGLAYSGLAKPIGVVTPLFDVLVSSGGLQNQFSIRLCGVNATSNLVGSIILGGSNSSFYVGPIYYTPIKRELHYEVIITRIRVGGVDLNIPCSQYNSKNTIVDTGTDKLLFPENVYNSLVSLIKANSNVLAPEAFWRLGTQLRCDPNFDFSAFPDISISLLSSQGLDKELNLVIGPKTYLRFQSKNNKDGTCYSFGVGVSNTGSILGLAALDGFYVAFDRANKRIGFAKATCEGEKASQLSSRVDAPVSRVPHNCAYQNLRGEPGTGYTLNVSIGTPKQWFKILLDTGSSNFAVAAAPVEQVTSYFHIEDSSTYENLRKSVGVDYTGGSWRGTLATDVITSPDALSSNVSSPIRVRLATIAKSEKLFKDLPMQGLLGLAYKSLAKLNNDRTIVDSGTTTLRLPTLVHGKVVDLIKTKTTLINSSSSFWQGGRTLYCWNPDRPEFDRFPTVTLDFLSSEGDNGDKYFRLTVLPQMYLQAYRSVEDDERDCYKFSILPSTSGTVLGAVVMEGYYVVFDRENERVGFATSTCEIRDSSFEKPTVAGPFTRQDAKDCRYDSHSVTSASLVVIYVSAAIIGVAIVAIAIVCAMGRIQRRRRRTVSGSAYRELNDSTAISTDSS, via the exons ATGGAACggttctttctctctcttgtCGCTACTCTCAGCACTGCTTTATTGGCAAAATCATCTCCGTACGTCGATAGCCTCTCGGGGACTCCTACCCAAGGATACACGATCACTCTGAGCGTTGGAACACCTCCACAGAAG GTAAGAGTGATATTGGACACGGGAAGCGGCGATCTCGTCCTCCGAACGCCAAAAATAGGCACGAACCACTTCCAGCCAAACAA atcgtcgacgtacgTTTCCACGCGCAAGCCCGCCATCATCGCCTACATGAGCGGATCCGCCGTAGGGCACGTcggatctgacgtcatttcgacgaaatcgctcgatttcgtcgcgaacgcATCGTTTCTCGTAACCGAAGACCCATTGCCGGGCGTTGTaagcgaatcggcgacgggTATATTGGGATTAGCCTATTCCGGATTGGCGAAa CCTATCGGCGTCGTAACGCctctttttgacgtcttgGTGTCATCGGGCGGacttcaaaatcaattttctaTAAGACTATGCGGTGTCAACGCCACTTCGAATCTCGTGGGATCAATA ATTTTGGGGGGGAGTAATTCTAGTTTTTATGTGGGACCTATCTATTATACCCCCATCAAGAGGGAATTGCACTACGAAGTCATTATAACGAGAATCCGTGTGGGCGGGGTTGACCTAAACATTCCCTGTTCACAG TATAATAGTAAAAATACCATAGTTGATACTGGGACGGATAAACTGCTATTTCCGGAAAATGTCTATAATTCTTTAGTATCTTTGATCAAAGCTAACtcg AATGTCCTAGCCCCCGAAGCGTTTTGGCGTCTCGGCACGCAACTCCGCTGCGACCCCAACTTCGACTTCTCCGCATTCCCTGATATATCAATTAGCCTTCTCTCGAGCCAGGGACTCGATAAGGAACTCAATCTGGTCATCGGACCCAAA ACCTATCTTCGATTCCAGTCGAAGAACAATAAGGATGGGACCTGTTATAGTTTCGGCGTCGGAGTTTCTAATACAG GATCTATTTTGGGATTGGCCGCTTTGGACGGATTCTACGTCGCTTTTGATCGAGCTAATAAAAGAATCGGCTTCGCCAAGGCGACGtgcgaaggagaaaaag CGTCTCAACTGTCTTCGAGAGTCGACGCTCCCGTCTCGCGAG TTCCTCACAATTGCGCATACCAAAACCTCCGCGGCGAACCGGGCACGGGCTACACGCTCAACGTCTCAATCGGAACGCCAAAACAATGG TTCAAAATTCTTCTCGACACGGGTAGCAGcaatttcgccgtcgccgccgcccccgtgGAACAGGTGACATCCTACTTTCACATCGAAGA TTCGTCGACGTACGAAAATCTCCGCAAATCGGTCGGCGTCGATTACACGGGCGGTTCTTGGCGCGGCACGCTCGCCACCGACGTCATCACGTCGCCGGATGCCCTATCGTCGAACGTGTCGTCGCCAATTCGCGTTCGTCTCGCAACGATCGCGAAATCGGAGAAACTCTTCAAAGATCTTCCCATGCAAGGTCTCCTCGGTCTCGCATATAAATCATTAGCTAAG TTGAATAACGATCGTACGATCGTCGACAGcggcacgacgacgcttcgtctCCCCACGCTCGTTCACGGGAAAGTCGTCGATCttatcaaaacgaaaacg acGCTCatcaactcgtcgtcgtcgttttggcAGGGCGGTCGAACGCTCTACTGTTGGAATCCGGATCGTCCCGAATTCGATCGATTTCCCACGGTAACGCTCGACTTTTTGTCTAGCGAGGGCGACAACGGAGACAAATATTTTCGTCTCACTGTCCTACCGCAG ATGTACCTGCAGGCCTATCGTAGCGTGGAGGACGACGAAAGGGATTGTTACAAGTTTAGCATACTGCCATCAACGTCCG gAACCGTtctcggcgccgtcgtcatggaaGGCTActacgtcgttttcgatcgcgaaaacgagcgcGTCGGctttgcgacgtcgacgtgcgaaA TTCGGGACTCTAGTTTCGAGAAGCCAACCGTTGCCGGCCCGTTCACACGGCAAG ATGCAAAAGACTGCCGATACGACAGCCATTCGGTGACGTCGGCAAGCTTAGTTGTGATCTACGTTTCGGCTGCCATCATCGGCGTCGCGATCGTTGCTATAGCAATCGTTTGCGCGATGGGACGTAtacaacgacggcgacgacgaaccgtaTCCGGAAGCGCTTATCGCGAATTGAACGACTCGACAGCAATTTCGACTGATAGCAGTTGA
- the LOC136198669 gene encoding protein capicua homolog, with product MSKLLPTASVIVDHESSGFYRRMKLVALQPDGRVRLETTNENGAKLIVQVVEEFSKPDVPNVVLDFVPNAKHLTISSPVFAPYPPVDTYECETEEGDSPSYVPGTIVDKRYKPLAVQVEYADGTRQWLKRESVKAAISPWSWMRQGGADQKSVSSPSNDEEAALRSKPKSPPKRYKKGELVVTATGGIKKFNGKQWRRLCAQPGCMKESQRRGLCSRHLQQSSAIVAGHVRRDDDHTSVESPRATVASVASVDEETESTAAAAILLSLRNSPPPPSTQSHANLLKYPGLPPPLIPAPTPLSMTPPDTPAGTRIAYPAYHPTFFFPPPPAFFVPHCFKRRLTNPEAGSAD from the coding sequence ATGTCGAAACTGTTGCCCACGGCCTCGGTGATCGTCGATCACGAGTCGAGCGGATTCTACCGTCGCATGAAGCTCGTCGCGCTCCAGCCGGACGGACGCGTTCgcctcgaaacgacgaacgaaaacggcgcGAAACTCATCGttcaagtcgtcgaagaattTTCCAAGCCCGACGTTCCcaacgtcgttctcgactTCGTACCGAATGCGAAGCATTTGACCATAAGTTCGCCGGTTTTCGCACCGTACCCGCCCGTCGACACGTACGAGTGCGAGACAGAGGAAGGCGATAGCCCCTCCTACGTTCCAGGCACGATCGTCGACAAGCGATACAAACCGCTCGCCGTGCAAGTCGAATACGCCGACGGAACGAGACAATGGCTCAAGCGCGAGAGCGTCAAAGCGGCGATCAGCCCTTGGTCGTGGATGCGTCAGGGCGGGGCCGATCAAAAGTCAGTCAGCTCACCGTCCaatgacgaagaagccgCTTTGCGCTCCAAACCGAAGAGCCCGCCGAAACGCTACAAGAAAGGCGAACTCGtcgtgacggcgacgggcggAATCAAGAAGTTCAACGGTAAACAGTGGCGTCGTCTCTGCGCGCAGCCCGGCTGCATGAAAGAGTCGCAAAGACGTGGGCTCTGTTCGCGGCATCTTCAGCAGTCGAGCGCGATCGTTGCCGGTCACgtgcgtcgcgacgacgatcacacgagcgtcgaatcgccgcGGGCGACCGTCGCGAGCGtcgcgagcgtcgacgaagagacggaatcgacggcggcggcggcgattcttTTATCGCTGCGGAATTCTCCCCCGCCCCCATCCACACAGTCCCATGCGAATCTTTTGAAGTATCCCGGTCTTCCACCGCCGCTTATTCCCGCGCCAACTCCGCTGTCGATGACACCGCCTGATACGCCGGCGGGAACGCGTATCGCTTATCCTGCGTACCATCCCACCTTTTTTTTCCCACCGCCACCGGCCTTCTTTGTTCCTCACTGTTTCAAAAGGCGACTGACAAACCCGGAAGCCGGTAGCGCTGACTGA